The genomic interval ttttcttaattaaaaaattaatctgttttatGCCTAATTTTAGACTGGTTTACTTCCTTTTGCTGAAATTATTGATAATTCACTTGGGTATTAGTATTAAGTATTTATCAAATCCAGTAGCAAGAGCAGACTGGGACAGCTGAGTTTTCTCTAGGTCTCAAGGATTTCTTTTACTGATGTAACCAGGAATCCTCTTAAGCAGTATCAAAATTCTAAAAGTTTGAACTCTATTAAGACAATAtttatttggtatttggtaCTATTTGAGCACACCACAGTTTTAGTTGTATACCTAAAATGGATTTGTGTTTGGAGGGTTTTATTTACTCATTTTTTGagattggtattttttttcaataccaGATCCCCTTACACCACCTTGAAAGATAAACATGCTGCTGTTCTTCACTTTGGACTGAGGGAAAGAGGTTCTTTCAAGGCAGTGTGTTGAGCAGAAAACATGGCTAGCAGAAAAAATGCTTGAGACAGGTTATTCATTAAAATCCTTATTGCTCCGGGGTATAAAACATTGGGCTGCCAGGCTGCCTCCTGCAAGCTCACAGCATAGTACACTCCTGACAATAGGCCCAGATCACTCCTTTAAAGGCTCCGTTGGCAAGAGAGGGGCCCGACTCTATCCAATAATTTAGTGAGTACAACAGTTGCCAGGAGTATGGGATACCTGCATGGTGAGATTACCCCTTCAGCATTTTCTTGAACATCTTTTACCAGCAGTAACTTCATTCAGCACATTGCAtagatgcatttttaattaaatacctGGCATTCTAGAACTGGATTTACCATTTTGTTGAACTGTGTCCTAAGGACTCACTGGGAGAATATTTATATGAGACAATTCAAATGCATGTTACATTCTCCATTATTTAATTACCAGGTTGTAGATAATTCTGAGCTGTGAGATAGGTGCACTGTGACTGCGTACTACGAAGTGAAAAATGTGCAGATAAATGGATAAACACTCttccaaagagaaaaggagcttGTATCACTGGGAGTAAGACATCCTAGGCTCCAGGCAGCTTGTTTGGGCATTCCATGTTAGTTAAAATGCATCAGCTATCTAAGttaattcagaaattcagtGACTACTACTTGCTTGGTGAGGAATGAAACACTACTAAGCAAAATTGAAGATCTCTGTTCCAGAAGACTTCTTTTACCAAGAAGTTATTCTTGAGATTTGCACACAGCCAAGATACTGATAAtgttgataatatttttttcctttttccctttccacttgtgggtttggcttttttttctgttttgttctgtttgttgtttgtttgttttttttagattaAGTCTGTCTCTTTCTGGTTGCCCTTAGATatcacataaatattttaagtttagATTTTCTTGAAATTACTTTAGAATAACACATTTCCCTTCCTACACaaatgtgtgcatgtgtgtggcTCCTTCAATCTATCATATATGATTGTATATTGTAATATTGTTTATTATACTTGACATAAACCACCAATATGCAAGTTACACTGcagttttctcagttttcagaGAGCACACCATTTTGAGATATGATTGCAAGATCTAACAGTAGCTATTACTGTAAAAATTCCTGAATAATTTGGTAATCAAGCCAAACAAGCTAGCAAAAACACAGAGCTAATTTGTTGCTGAATAACTTAATAACTTTATTCTGAGTCTCATCTCCTTTTTTAGCTATCTGGCTTGGTAGGCAACAATGCTGTTTCTGCATTACACTTGCAAAAGTAATCCTCTCATCATTTTGCTTAACCAAATAGCCTCAATTTCTTGCAGTATAGATTATGGTTTCACAAAAAATCAAGCCAGAAAATTAGTTCTGTCAGgtaaagattatttaaaaaaaaaaaaaaaaaaaaaaaaaaaaaaaaaaaaaaagctgtagcaCAAGCAGGCTAAAACTTGACTATGGAAAATGCCTGGTGAGAAAATACATTCCTGTATTCCAAAGCCTTCCACAACTTCAATAGCTCTTCTGGAATCTCACCTCACAACTTACTCCAAGAGGCCTCATGAAATCTGTAatgagcacaaaaaaagaaaagaattagaTGTCTTGAGAAGTGCCTGTTGTCAGTTAAGCTCTTATCATGGAcagatttaaaacaaacctGGCACTATGCCAGCCTTTACATAAAACCTGCTGCCACacttgtgaaaagaaaataaatgtaaaatcaATATGATTCCACTGCCATGATTTCAAATCCAAGTTCTGTAAACAAAATTTGGAACTCACAGATACCATAATATTGATAAATGCATATCACAGGTTCCTTAGAATTACCCCCCTCTGCCATACCTCCTTCTTCCAGGTCTTGCTGGGTTTATATCTGCTTAATGTGactattacttttttcttaagaGCTATAGTAAAAACTGATGCCTACATCCCAAAAGGGGTAAGACAAAAACTTCAACAACTATTATGGGGATCTAAGGAATAGCTGAACTACTTTGTGGGACAATAAAATATGATTATTTTATATTGCATAGTTAGACAAGTTAGCAGCAAAGAGGACATTTTATGTAAAGACcttgacatttcttttttcctgcatgtAGCTGAAAGATGGTAGGGGAAGACATTGTCTTCATGTACTCCTTTAAGATATTAaccattctttaaaaataccaaatttaGCTTTTCCAACTTGTTTTAAATcaacttgattttttaaatcagtgttCACATCAGAAAAGGAGGCTAATTCATTCATTGGACGACATCTTCTGAATAACAGATTGGATTTTGAAGCATTCACAGCAGATAACCTGGAAAGAGAATGCTTTGAGGAGCTGTGCAATTACGAAGAAGCAAGAGAAGTATTTGAAGACCCTGATGCAACGGTAGCTGTTCAGACTGAATTATGTTACAGGAGATTGTTGACTAAATCATTGCTGTATCTAAATACCGTAGCCCTTCTGAAAACAGCACTTAAGATGATTTCTTATTTTACTGTAAAAGTAGAAGGTCCAGTTAGAGGGGGTTATTGCTTTAGATACACAGTGAATATAGCTGATTATGTACCAAAAGCTGATTATGTATTAAAGACTTTAGATAAGGGCTCCAATTCTGCAAACAAATATAAATGGAACTACAGAAGTGCTGCTTGTGGATAGACCTATATGTGGTTTCAGAATGTCAGGTTTTAGCAACTTCTCAGGATCCAATTTGAATGTGCTCCACATGCTGTATTTATTAATTGACTGATCTTTGCATTATGCCAAAGAAGCATTTTAGAAGAGAGGAGGACAGAGCAAATCTGCAGTTCAGCTGTTGCTGTGTATTCCTATAGCATTATGTTCTAAATCACTAGCTATATACACCTTGGAAGAAGCCTGGtataaaaaagagaagaataGATAAAAACTTTACAGCCCGATAATAGAATGTGATGATTGAAGACTATTGTGCTCTGCATTAGCCTGCAGAAAGAGCAAGGAATACACTCCTGTTGTGAAGGTGGAAATGCTAGTTTCTCAATGCTAGCATTTTCCTAAGATAAAAGTGTTAAACTGGAATCCTGATTGAGTCTTTTACTGGGTAGCAAAAGTGCAAAATTATAGCGACACACATTTAGTGTGTAACAATCATGCAacataaatgtttttctcttaaattaATACCATTTTCTCTTGTAGCTGCTGTGAATTCAGATACTGTTCATGCAAATGTCTGATTCTTAAGAACCAGATCTTGCCTCACTAATATTCTTCTGTAGGGATTTATAAAGATTAATTTTAGGCAACTTTAGTGTCAATATATGCTAACTTCTACTGTTATCAGGCAGAATGAGGTAACATTGGACAGTTAAATgcacttttcttctttgtgaaaTTGTAATCCTTATGCAAACTTAACTGTATGAGAAAAATATAGCAGGATAAGGAAGTACAAATACTTtagcaggagctgcttctctttATGCCATTGTTAAATTCTGCCTACCAGtaccatataaaaaaaattgtcaataAGCTTGCCAGTTATACAGCTCATATAAATCTGGTCCTTTGTTGTTTTATAGATGAAATTTTGGGAAGACTATTCAACTAAAGACCCTAGAATAAAAATAGGTGAGTAATATCTTTATTGCTTTCTTATGTTGCAATATTTTACGTTTGTTCTAGTAGTACATTCTTAAGTACATGCAATGCCTTTTCAGCAAAATCAGAATTATCTTTTGTCTAAAATTCACTGTGAACTGTGAAAGTTGGATTGGATTATCTGATACAATAAATCATATTCACTGAAATGTCTTAACAGTAGGATCTATTGTTATTCTGTGGGTAAAAAAATACgatttttttggtctgtttctttgttttattataCAATTGGTAAACTTTGCTGTAGTTCTGTAGCtgctttctgtggttttgttttctttctccctcccctctgtTTCCTCAATAGTAATATAACAGTCTGATGCAGGTTCAGAGTAGTCTTCTgccaaatatttcattaaaaagtacTCAGTATGACTTGAGGAAAGATCTACAGCCTGATTAAGGTCACAGTACATGAAGTAATATTTGGAAGGCATTGGAAGACAGACATCTTAAGTTTTATGTGCTGAAAAGGGTGTATCTTCCCACTTTTGCTTAAGGCTGAATGTGAAAGATACTTTTGTATAATTCACTACAAGCTGGGTATCTTTGAAAGGAACAGACTTATAGCACagcaaaattaataattcaCACTATATACAGTGTGGATGGAAAGAACTTATAATGAAAATAACCAATGTTTCATCTTCAGGTGATGAGACACTACAGAAGATTAATGTTACAGTACTCCTTATCAGTCTTGTTGCTGCTGGAGTCCTGCTTGTTATAACTGGGCTGCTTATCTTCTACTACTGCAAAAGTAGATGCAAATCAAGGCAACCACCAGGGTAAGGAATTTCACTgctttaaaaccaaaccaaccaaacaaaaacccaaaacacctaAACAAACTTCTTCTTGAGagtggtatttaaaaataagttgcTTGGTCTCAGAGTATTCTCAGAGAGTCCAATGGGAGTGTCAGTTCTTTCCTGGAAGCAAAGTTAAGTGAGCAATGGTAGTAATTATGCTGAAGTTAATTAAtaacacagaaatgtaaaacaaCACTTGCATGGCTGACATACTcttggggttggggtttttttttgtcgtTTTGGTTCCAAAATACTCTTactaaaaagatgaaataattttaatgggTTGGCATTGCAGGCATGCCTGCAATGGAAAGCCTAATATGTTATATTTGGTCTTTAGAGTAGGGTGTATGCTCTTTATGGCATGTAGCCTACCTCTGATATGAAGTAGATTAGAGCTGATGCTTCTCTACCAAATTTTTAGCCCCACTGTTCCTTTAAAATTGAAAAGCATAACAGAGGattctgtgtttccttttccccataAATTTCACATTACTGAGCTGCTCTTAAATAGTGGCTTGGAGACAGTATTTGTCTTCTGGTCTTTATGATCACTGAAGGCAAGTgctttttggtgctttttttttttttttttttttttgtggtggttttttttttttttttttttgttttgttttgttttgttttgctttaggttttgttgtggggtttttttgttgttgtttggtttgggttttttatacaACTAAGACTTTTATCTTCTGTCTTCCCTTCAAAATATAAACTGCCATTTATAATGCTATTAACTTTGTTTAGGTACTTGGATTATGTAAGAAGTAGAAGACATACTAATTCATCCAGTATCTTCAGAAGGCACGAAGAGTTTTCCTTAAACCCACTTCCTCTCAGAACTGATGATTCAGGACTACCAACTTATGAGCAAGTAGTTACTTCAGATGGACAACATGATGTGCCACCACCCCCTTATCCAGGGCCCCCAAAATGGGCAAGGGTCTTTAAGAAGTCTATGTCACTTCCTACTCCTTAGTCATAAACCTCCTTCTGGAATGAGGGGAGGGAttacatacttttaaaaaaagtgtgtgCTACCTTGCATATTGCAAGACAGTTTACAAAAACGAGAGAGATCTTTAGCACAAGTAGGGACAAGTGGAAAACCCATTTGGGAAGAAAGGTGATCTGTTGCACAAGATCCTTTGCACAAGAGCATGTCCTTTACTGCCACCCTCTTCCATATGCACTTTGAGCCATCACAATATACTATtgatatttcattaaaaatttcatcttttttttttttgttctgttttttgttttctttagaaggatttaaattggttttatttacacTATTTTTGTGGCTATTAATACTTTAAACCACCATAAGTAGTCTACTTTGATGTTCGATATGTTCACTTCATTGCTGTGTGAATTTTCTATTCATTCTAGTAATAGATTTGagtatgaaaattattttatgatttattctttcaaatgtatatatattactCCTTCTGGATTACATTGGTTTGGTTTAGACCTTGCTGGTTAATGGACTACTcaatttgtgtatttttgccATTATAATTTTGGATTAAAAGGAACCATTAATTACATGGCGCATTACCTGTTCaaataaagtatatttttatcAAATGGTTTTGATACTCACTTAAACCTGGTTTTAGTGCTGAACAATGGGTTGGGGGATGTTAAGCAAATAGCTAGAAATTTGCCCTTTGTTTAAAAAGCACACAGGTTTCACAGATAAAAATTCTGTTGCAGTTTCGAAATTTAAATGTTGAAAATAACATTTAGCTTGTGAAATCAGGGGCTGCACTACAAAGTAGCACTTTAAATAAATAGGTATTTGCTTTACTATGATGACAAAAGCATAACTTTAAGTAGAATAAAACATCATATAAATCACCAGTATCCACAAAGCAAACAGTCATGAACTCCAGGGAGTTACTCCTTAACTCTATCAACCCAATTTCTGTAGCTCCAGTTGTAGCAACTCTTAATTTTAGAGCTTAGTAAAATATCAGCCCCCAGCACTATTAAGACCCACAGATCTTCCTTAGCAAGCCACAGACCAACATTGCTGTCCCTTTACCTCCTAGGCAATGTCCCTGTCACAGGCAACACACAGGGCTGGTGTTTTCTTGTATTGTGGTGGCTGAATGATTGGACACCTGAAATCAAGTTTCTTAAGAGGCAACAAAGCCCCCTCCACACTCACACATACTCTCATTTACCCAATGCTGACAGCACCCAATGGTGTTTTAATTTGGTGCCTAATATGCAGTGTGTATTATATAGATTGAATATTTGTCTGTAATATTCCAATGAATTTTGGTTTTTAGTGGCACTGTAGGTTCTAGCCAAATTGTCAAATGAGGACATTTGACAAATCCTCCAAAAAGAGGATTGGTATGagttttttcatctgtaaatGCTTTTGTAAAGAATAAAATGCTTCAAATCTTGGAATAAAAAGAGGACAAATTGAAAGTGCTCTGTAGCCTTCTGCCTGGCCAGTCCTGTACATATACAACATACAAAATATTCAGTTACACTCAGCTCAAACACTGTGACATTTTTCTGCTAACCTGTTATGCTAACAAGACCACGGAGAGCAACCAAGATGTTACTAAGTTACAAATCAGTTACAAATAAATCAACGCCAAGTATAAACTGGAGCATTATTCTGGCCTTTGATTTGTGATTGATTATTTGGTTTTAACTGTGATCAAATCACAGAAAACTACCAACAACCCATTAGCATGAATCTGCCTTTCACCCAGCATATGGTCAATTTAAGCAAAACTAGACCTCAAAATGCAGTATTATCATTCAGCATTGTGTAAC from Heliangelus exortis chromosome 18, bHelExo1.hap1, whole genome shotgun sequence carries:
- the PRRG4 gene encoding transmembrane gamma-carboxyglutamic acid protein 4, whose protein sequence is MFAFLVLLCQLHVMMFAFPHCTGRLTNLKQTEWKYVFTSEKEANSFIGRHLLNNRLDFEAFTADNLERECFEELCNYEEAREVFEDPDATMKFWEDYSTKDPRIKIGDETLQKINVTVLLISLVAAGVLLVITGLLIFYYCKSRCKSRQPPGYLDYVRSRRHTNSSSIFRRHEEFSLNPLPLRTDDSGLPTYEQVVTSDGQHDVPPPPYPGPPKWARVFKKSMSLPTP